A stretch of Paenibacillus sp. URB8-2 DNA encodes these proteins:
- a CDS encoding sulfatase-like hydrolase/transferase translates to MNNSILLISDEHNPFYSSVYGHPVIHTPNMERLADRGTVYESAYCPSPLCSPSRSAFFSGKRVHELQNYSNCNLGVPAGAPAYGDVLRQQGVYSAYFGKTDVYDRGDRLGFSEIHYSKDRNQPGDVNFRRRPLSIREGAAERASGFGVRENAFDDDLKVMDAALRWLKEVAPSIPEPWSLTINLLNPHFPQWNTQAYWDLYPEAADLPLYGKEEERANHPYARDLRNHFEADLFTEEQIRGLRRGYAGNVAFVDDQLGRLLDTVEDGGLTNTTQIVYTSDHGEMLGKFGMWWKCSLYEDSVRIPCIAAGPGYEKGRRVQTPVDLHDVQASLFHAAGVKRPESWVGEPLQTIAEYNEERVVFSEYHGHGTRSGAYMIRKGDWKLIFYTEAPHQLFDLSADPDERHNVYANHPEKAEELEAELRRICSPEAEDDKAHGFQAKQLELLAVMNGKS, encoded by the coding sequence ATGAACAATTCAATCCTTCTTATTTCAGATGAACATAACCCGTTTTACTCTTCCGTGTACGGACATCCGGTTATTCATACGCCGAATATGGAGCGGCTGGCGGATAGAGGTACGGTTTACGAGAGCGCGTATTGCCCATCGCCCCTCTGCAGCCCGAGCCGCAGCGCCTTCTTCTCAGGCAAAAGGGTACATGAGTTACAGAACTATAGTAATTGTAATCTCGGCGTACCCGCAGGCGCTCCCGCTTACGGCGATGTGCTAAGGCAGCAGGGCGTATACAGCGCCTACTTCGGCAAAACGGATGTGTACGACCGGGGAGATCGGCTGGGTTTCTCGGAAATTCATTACAGCAAGGACCGTAATCAGCCGGGGGATGTGAATTTCCGGCGGCGGCCGCTCTCGATTCGAGAAGGTGCGGCTGAACGGGCGAGCGGCTTCGGAGTGCGAGAGAACGCTTTTGACGATGATCTGAAGGTGATGGATGCGGCATTGCGCTGGTTGAAGGAAGTAGCGCCTTCCATTCCTGAGCCATGGAGCCTTACGATCAATTTGCTGAACCCGCATTTCCCGCAGTGGAACACACAAGCCTATTGGGATCTGTACCCGGAGGCTGCTGACCTTCCCCTTTACGGAAAGGAAGAGGAAAGGGCCAACCATCCCTATGCGAGAGATTTGCGTAATCATTTCGAGGCGGATTTATTTACGGAAGAGCAAATACGCGGACTCAGACGGGGATATGCCGGAAACGTAGCTTTTGTGGATGATCAGCTTGGCCGGCTCCTTGATACGGTAGAAGACGGCGGTCTCACGAACACTACCCAAATCGTTTACACATCGGATCATGGAGAAATGCTGGGCAAGTTCGGCATGTGGTGGAAATGCTCGTTGTACGAGGATTCGGTTCGGATTCCTTGTATAGCGGCAGGACCCGGTTATGAGAAAGGCCGCCGGGTACAAACGCCTGTGGATTTGCATGATGTGCAGGCGTCTTTGTTTCACGCTGCCGGCGTAAAGCGGCCGGAGAGCTGGGTAGGGGAGCCTCTGCAAACGATAGCCGAGTATAATGAGGAACGTGTCGTATTCTCTGAATACCATGGTCATGGCACCCGTTCGGGCGCCTATATGATTCGTAAAGGGGATTGGAAGCTCATTTTCTATACAGAGGCACCGCATCAATTGTTCGATTTGAGCGCTGACCCGGACGAACGGCATAATGTATATGCTAACCATCCGGAAAAGGCTGAGGAGCTGGAAGCTGAACTGCGGCGCATTTGCTCACCGGAGGCTGAGGACGATAAGGCGCACGGATTTCAAGCGAAACAGTTGGAGCTGCTGGCGGTCATGAACGGAAAGAGTTAG